The Mycosarcoma maydis chromosome 15, whole genome shotgun sequence DNA segment TGTGGAATTCATCGTTCCAAAGATTGCGCCAAAGGGTAGACACTTGATTCGTCTTGAGATACTGGTCAGTAGTGGCATCGTTGCCCCAATGAAGCGCACTTCGCATGGTGTTGCTGAGCTGTTCGGTACGCGACCGCGCCTGATTGCCCTTGCCTTCGAACAGATCAATTTCGCCGCTCTTGGGCCACTCGCCGTAAACGCTGTCGCGAGGCATCATCCAAACTGCAGGCCACAGCCAGTCACCGGTGGGCATGCGCGCTCGTACTTCTACTCGTCCGTACCGCATAGAGAAGCTTGCGTTAGTGGTCAATCGCGCGCTCTGCACAGGAGGGATGACAGTTCCCAATGTTgagttgctgctgatctgACAGTTGACATCAGCATTGCGGATCGAGGCCATTCGAATATCTTCGCTGTCCGTTCGGTCCATCCAGGGCACCCGTGGTGCAGTGCATTCGCCCGACTGCGTGAGATTGACCGTATAGCCGTTTGTGACGGCGCCTTCACCTATTGCGTCAGCAGTCAGCGTTGGAGTAATGTAGAGTTTTCCATCCTTGGTGTAGGAGTTGTTCGAGCTGGCGGTGGTCCACTCGAATTCTTTGTTACCAAAGCCACCAACCTGGACTTCACGGGACCAAATGTTGGTGTTGAGAGGTCCGTCAAACTGCTCGTCTAAAGCGAGGCAGTACTTGTGCTGATCACTCATGAAGCTGAAGATTCCCAGTCCGATGACTGCCCCGGAGGCGAGAACGCCGACTAGGATACCAAACAGAACGAATAGGTAATCCatgcgcttgctgcgcttTCCTCGCTTCGACAAACTCCATAGATTTGGCGGTGTCCAAGTGTCAATGTCAATGCGTCGGGACACAAAGCCGTGCGGTGGTTGAAGAAGGTCGCGTTGCGCCGCCTTGGTAATGGGCAGACAGTCTATTGTGACAGGTCGCGAGTCAGTAGAATGGCCGTCGTCGCTACTCTTAGTCTCTGCCGACACGTTGTCCTGACTGCCTGAAGGCGGCAAGACCGAGTCTAGCTGTgctttgctcttcttgttcttgcgGAACAGCATGGTGATCAAATGTGCGGGTTCGTACAAGGAGACGACTGCCTTAGGCAAACCAGAGCTTCAGAGTTATATAGTGCTGACT contains these protein-coding regions:
- a CDS encoding uncharacterized protein (related to beta-1,3-glucan binding protein) — encoded protein: MLFRKNKKSKAQLDSVLPPSGSQDNVSAETKSSDDGHSTDSRPVTIDCLPITKAAQRDLLQPPHGFVSRRIDIDTWTPPNLWSLSKRGKRSKRMDYLFVLFGILVGVLASGAVIGLGIFSFMSDQHKYCLALDEQFDGPLNTNIWSREVQVGGFGNKEFEWTTASSNNSYTKDGKLYITPTLTADAIGEGAVTNGYTVNLTQSGECTAPRVPWMDRTDSEDIRMASIRNADVNCQISSNSTLGTVIPPVQSARLTTNASFSMRYGRVEVRARMPTGDWLWPAVWMMPRDSVYGEWPKSGEIDLFEGKGNQARSRTEQLSNTMRSALHWGNDATTDQYLKTNQVSTLWRNLWNDEFHTFGLEWDEHGIWTWRDSRARRVLNVRFKEPFINQMPKVQLQNGGGMVPAPNPWSKSTNNGAPFDQDFYLILNLAVGGTNGYFADVGQPWSNDDPRAAATFWSQRASWLPSWGSVEKRSMVIDYVKAWKRC